AGAAATAGCAAGAGAAATTGTTAAAGAACTATATATAAAAGAAACTGATAAAGTATTAGAAGTAGGTTGTGGTGCAGGAGGACTAGCCCAATATATAAAATGTGGTCAATATGTTGGTGTGGATTATTCTAGCAGCCTTGTTAAAAAGCATATACAAATCCTTAATAATTCAGTTTTACAAGGGGAAGCAAATGATTTGATTTTTAAAGATAAAACATTTGATAAGGTTATTTGTTTTGGAAGATTATAGATGGTTATTATAGACCTTCTAGATTTAATGCTGTTTGCAAATTAATTTAAGTTATAACCTAAGGAGTATCTGGAGTAAGATATTTCCTTGAGAACAGTGTTGATATATATTTATAGCCATACAGAAAATAGAATATAAGAAGATGTTAGATAAAAATAAAGGTGTAGGAAGTGATTTCTACTCTTTTTTTGTTTGATGACTAATAAAAGGGTACTCCTTTGTGTAGTGTTACATCAGAGAATTTGGCTTTAGGTATTTCTTCATTAGAAGTTGTACCATTTTTGCTTGCACTGAGCTTGTCTCAAGAACATGCAGAAATGTTGCAACTTCTAATGTTAAGTGAGAGTCATAATTTTATATTAGGTTGCTCGAACTTGCTCGTCGAATAAAGTGAGTCGAGTTTAATTTTCTCACAGCTAAATTATCAGTAACAGGAACAACAGAGTACCCTTTATTTCAGTGGATTATACGCATAAACTTGGCATCTATGCCATATTCTCTTTTTTCCATTCTAACAAAGCTTTAGATAGTTGATCTGGACAAGATGTTCCTTTGGTTTTACAACTTATTCCGCCTAACTTATCAATAACTTCATCTACAGGCATGCCTTTTACTAAGTGTCCAATACCTAAAAGATTTCCGGCACAACCTCCAACAAATTCTACATTTTCAACGATATTGTTTGTAATTTCAAGATTAATTACAGATGAACAAACACCTGATGTTTTATATGAATACATTACATACACTCCTTTCGATAAATTTAATATTAGGCACAATCAAATAAATAACAAGTCTATTTGCCAGACTATTTTCCATTATCCTACGTCGGCAAATTGACCTAATAGGCTTGCTATGAGGGCAATTCACCTCCTTGCCTAATGAAAAATATTCATGGCAACTTTGGACTTGTTATTTATTTTCATGTGCCTTATTCAGCGAACACACATAAGGGATGTGAAATAGATTAGTATATTCACTTATTATTTTAAAATATCCCTAAGGCGAGCATAATACATTATACAAGAAATTTGTCAATAAATAAAGATAATACAATTAATAAGTTGTGCCAATAATGAGTTTTTAGAATATATTATAGAGAATAGTATGATTATATTAATAGGGGGAAATGGAATGAGCCATATAATTTTATGCAATACTGGTTCAGATAGTTTAAACAAGATAAATACTGAAAATTTAAACAATCAGAGTATAATTTTATCTGTTGGTGAAAATCCATTTGGACCCCATGGATTATCATTATACAAGGATAAAATTTTAGTAGCTAATAATTATAATAATAGTATTTCATTAATAAATTATAAGAGCTTTAAAGAAGAAAACAACTTATATATAGGAGCACATCCTAATGATATAGTAGCCCATGATGATATAGCTTATGTTTCATGTGGAGAATCAAATTCACTTATAATATATGACATGATAAATGAAAGAGTAAATTTTGAGGTACCAACAGGCAGAGTTCCTCATAATATAGCATTATTGGAAGAAAAAAACCTTTTATTTATAAGTAATATGGGTGAGGATAGTATATCTGTAATTGACTATATAAATAATAAGGAAATAAAAAGAATTAAAGTAGATATTACTCCTACAAAAATGAATATATCAAAGAATAAAAAATACTTATATTTATGTATGAGTTACCTTGGTTATGATAGAAAAGGAAACATAGGAATTATTGATTTAAAAACACTAAAGTTGATTAATAAGATCGAGGTTGGATTGTGTCCTATAGATTTATTTGAAGACAATGATTATTTATATGTTTCAAATTTATGTGAGGGGTCTATAAGTATTGTAAACTTAAAAGATCTTAATGCTGAAAATAAAATAATTATAGGTGGAATGCCAAGAGGCATAGTAAAGGTCAAAGAAGATATATTTGTTGTAGATTACTTAAATGGAATATTAAAAATAATAGGGATAGAAAATAAAATAATAAAAGTCATAGAAGTAGGTTCAGAGCCTACTGCTATGACTTTAGTGGAAAACATCAATTAATTATTAATAAATATATTAATTATGTTAGTATATATTTCAGACGGATTTTCTTTCCATTTTGTGCAAATTGAAGTTGCTTGTTTTTTAGTAGGAACTGATAATTTTAATTCCATTAATAAAGATTGATCTTCTATGGCCTTAAGATCAACTATAAAACTATCATCACTTTCACCAAGAGTATAGTCAGCTTGGATAGTTAATTCCTTTTTTATAGATCCTATCTTATCTTTTATATAGTCGACAATAATAGCTATTTTTGAAGGGGATATTCTATCTTTAAAGAAAGAAAGAACATTATCTCCTTTTTCTGTTAATGCGAGTAATTTTTTATCATTAGCTTCATGATATTCAACGAATCTAGAATCTTCAAGCTCAGCCAAATATTGTTGAAATGTAAAATAATTCATAAAGTTATTCTCAAGAATTATTTCTGTAAGCTGAGTATTTGATATTGGGTCTTTTATTGATTTTAATACATATAACATTAATAATTTGTTTTCTGCGAGTTCTGATGAGCTTTCGTACATAAATACCTCCATAACTAATGAAAATCTATTTTTATTATAACATAAATTATCTTTTATGGAATAGTAACCAATAAAACAATTTTAATATTAGACACATAAAAAAGTAGCAAGTAAAATATATATCACTATTAGATTTCTCACTTTTTTAAATATATTAAATAGTGATTTAATATATACACAAAATAATATAAAGTAAAAATATACTAAGTCATTTTTCTAAATTAAGTTGTATTTAGAAGAATGACTTGATTTTTTGTTTCTTGAGAATTTATATTAAAAGTGACATTTTTTATAGCATAAAAAAATATGTAATGAATATAGTTTAATAAAGAATTACAAAGTTTATAAGAGGTGTATAGGGTGATATGGAAGAAAAAGAGGATAGAAATAGATTTAATTTTAATTATTTTTTTAATAGTCATATCTATTGGAATTAATAAAACGACACAGGCAATGGTAAACAGTCATGAAGAAAATCCTATATATTGTGTTGATACAAAGGAGAATGCAGTTAGCTTAACTTTTGATGTGAATTGGACTGAAAAAGATAATATTGATGTAATATTAAACATATTAAATAAATATAATATAAAAGGAACATTCTTTGTAATGGGTGGATGGGTTAATTATAGTGAAGATAATGTTAATAAGTTAAAGGCAATAAAAGAAGGGGGGCATGAAATAGGAAATCATAGTTATAAGCATCCAAGCTTTACAAAGATAGGAGCAGATAAAATTAAGGAAGAAATAGAAAAAACAAATGATATTATTGAAAAATATACAGGCGAAAAACCAAGATTATTTAGATTTCCAAGTGGAGATTATAATAAAGATGCTTTTTTGAAGGTGAGAAACTTAGGATATATGACTATCCAGTGGGATGTTGATTCTGTTGATTGGAAGGAGTTATCAGCTGAAACAGAATATAATAGAGTAATGAAAAATGTTAAGCCTGGTTCTATTATTCTTTTTCATAATGCAAAGTACACTCCAGATAGTTTAGATAGGATTATAAAAGAATTAAAAGAAAAAGGATATGAGTTTAAAACTGTAGGTGAAATGATATACTTTGAAGACTATAGTGTAGATAATCAAGGAATTCAACATAAAGTGAAACTTAATTCAGATGGAGATTAATCTACAACTGATTCTTAGTTGAACTTATGATCACAAGGGTCATAATGTCCATGAGATTAGTGCCACTTATCATCATACTAAAGAAAAAACGAGAATCAAATTTAAGTAAACTTTTTCATTTAGATCTAGTAATTTGCAGTGGTAGTTAGCTATGGAATAAAAATATTTAATATTTATTGAAAATAAACTAGTTTTTGTATTATAATGGTAATATATGCAAGTGGGAGCATATATTACACAAAATAAAATAATTTCCGATGGAGAGAGGGATTACAATGGATAATTTAATGCTAAATAACAAGATTTACCTTGAGGGTAAAGTAACATCTGGATTAGAGTTTAGCCATGAAATGTATGGGGAGGGGTTCTATACTTTTGATTTAGATGTAATGAGATTAAGCGACTCAGTGGATACATTAAATATTACTGTTTCAGAAAGACTACTTAGTGATATTAAATTAGAGGTAGGAATTGACGTAATAGTAGAAGGGCAACTTAGATCTTACAACAAGTTTATAGATGGTTCGAATAAACTTATACTTACTGTGTTCGCAAGAAATATTGAACCATGTTTGGAAAGAAGCAAAAATCCTAATGAAATATTCTTAGATGGATATATATGCAAGGAACCTATTTATAGAACAACACCTTTTGGCCGTGAAATTGCAGATGTGCTTTTAGCTGTAAATAGAGCGTATAATAAATCAGATTATATTCCAACTATTGCATGGGGAAGAAACTCAAGGTTCTGCCAAACTTTAAGTGTTGGTGATAATATTAAGGTTTGGGGAAGACTTCAAAGTAGAGAATACCAAAAAAAGGTTTCAGACAGTGAAGTAATTAGAAAAATTGCATATGAAGTTTCAATTTCAAAAATGGAAAGAGCTCAAAAAGAAGATGTAGCAAGGGAAGAAGGGGCAGTATAGTATAAAAAATAGCTTTTAAAAAATCTATGATGGTCGATAATCAATTAGTTATTAAATATTTAGTTATTTTAAGTAAAAGAAAAGGTTTCAATAAATTTTAAATTTATTGAAACCTTTTCTCTTTTCTTAAATAGCCCATATGTAAGTTTGAATAAACTAATAATTTTCTATTTTCTTAAATCATCCATTATTTGAGTTTTATCTTTTGTCTTATCATCTACTGATTTAATTATTCTAGCAGGACTACCTGCAACAACAACGTTCTCTGGAACATCTTCTGTAACTACTGAACCAGCAGCAACAACAGATCCGGCACCTATCTTAATACCTTCAAGTATTACTGAGTTTGCACCAATTAAAACATTATCACCAATCATGCAAGGTTCTTTACTTGGCGGTTCTAATACGCCAGCTACAACAGCCCCAGCTCCTAAATGAACATTCTTACCTAATTTTCCACGAGCTCCAACTACTGCATTCATATCGACCATAGTTCCATCCCCAATTTCAGCTCCAATGTTAATTACAGCACCCATCATCACTATAGCATTTTTACCAATGAGAACTTTATCTCTTATGATAGCACCTGGTTCAATTCTAGCATCTACTTCAAGCAAATCT
The DNA window shown above is from Clostridium beijerinckii and carries:
- a CDS encoding TIGR03905 family TSCPD domain-containing protein — translated: MYSYKTSGVCSSVINLEITNNIVENVEFVGGCAGNLLGIGHLVKGMPVDEVIDKLGGISCKTKGTSCPDQLSKALLEWKKENMA
- a CDS encoding DUF4364 domain-containing protein, producing the protein MYESSSELAENKLLMLYVLKSIKDPISNTQLTEIILENNFMNYFTFQQYLAELEDSRFVEYHEANDKKLLALTEKGDNVLSFFKDRISPSKIAIIVDYIKDKIGSIKKELTIQADYTLGESDDSFIVDLKAIEDQSLLMELKLSVPTKKQATSICTKWKENPSEIYTNIINIFINN
- a CDS encoding deacetylase — encoded protein: MIWKKKRIEIDLILIIFLIVISIGINKTTQAMVNSHEENPIYCVDTKENAVSLTFDVNWTEKDNIDVILNILNKYNIKGTFFVMGGWVNYSEDNVNKLKAIKEGGHEIGNHSYKHPSFTKIGADKIKEEIEKTNDIIEKYTGEKPRLFRFPSGDYNKDAFLKVRNLGYMTIQWDVDSVDWKELSAETEYNRVMKNVKPGSIILFHNAKYTPDSLDRIIKELKEKGYEFKTVGEMIYFEDYSVDNQGIQHKVKLNSDGD
- a CDS encoding single-stranded DNA-binding protein (binds to single stranded DNA and may facilitate the binding and interaction of other proteins to DNA), producing the protein MDNLMLNNKIYLEGKVTSGLEFSHEMYGEGFYTFDLDVMRLSDSVDTLNITVSERLLSDIKLEVGIDVIVEGQLRSYNKFIDGSNKLILTVFARNIEPCLERSKNPNEIFLDGYICKEPIYRTTPFGREIADVLLAVNRAYNKSDYIPTIAWGRNSRFCQTLSVGDNIKVWGRLQSREYQKKVSDSEVIRKIAYEVSISKMERAQKEDVAREEGAV
- the dapD gene encoding 2,3,4,5-tetrahydropyridine-2,6-dicarboxylate N-acetyltransferase; translated protein: MSYNLTDPYEIARFIKESKKSTPVKVYVNGDLGNAQMNDVEWYGSNGFYILMGESDSITKIILDNKHLIKHFRIENDRRNSAVPMLDLLEVDARIEPGAIIRDKVLIGKNAIVMMGAVINIGAEIGDGTMVDMNAVVGARGKLGKNVHLGAGAVVAGVLEPPSKEPCMIGDNVLIGANSVILEGIKIGAGSVVAAGSVVTEDVPENVVVAGSPARIIKSVDDKTKDKTQIMDDLRK